A single Candidatus Hydrogenedentota bacterium DNA region contains:
- a CDS encoding AbrB/MazE/SpoVT family DNA-binding domain-containing protein produces the protein MSCIGRISAKGETAIPLEIRTALAVQPGDLLEWEITGDGRAEVRRILPADDYYLRALSDTLNEWASDEDELAYREL, from the coding sequence ATGAGCTGTATCGGCAGAATCTCCGCAAAGGGTGAAACGGCGATTCCCCTGGAAATCCGCACGGCTCTTGCGGTTCAACCAGGCGATCTTCTTGAGTGGGAAATCACTGGCGACGGCCGTGCCGAGGTTCGCCGTATTCTCCCCGCCGACGATTATTACCTGCGCGCCCTTTCGGACACCCTGAATGAATGGGCTTCCGATGAAGACGAGCTGGCCTACCGTGAGCTTTGA
- a CDS encoding sterol desaturase family protein, whose translation MSWEVLVRAGSFAGLLLLFAAWEWITPRRGRTARRAVRWASNLGLIALGSIAVPLALPVASMAMAYLAAERGWGLFNNIGWPYAIAFIASVLILDFLIYLQHVMFHAVPILWRLHRVHHSDVDLDATSGVRFHVIEILLSMVIKLAAIVTLGPPVLAVLAFEVILNGTALFNHANIRLPERVDAVLRWFIVTPDMHRVHHSIIREETDSNYGFNLSIWDRICGTYRAQPVKGHEGMTIGINAFRDERDQRLDRLLLQPFRYAPSQPHTGLPKDPAPDRSDRLD comes from the coding sequence ATGTCGTGGGAAGTTCTGGTGCGTGCGGGCAGTTTTGCGGGGCTTTTGCTCCTGTTTGCCGCCTGGGAATGGATTACGCCGCGCCGCGGCCGGACGGCGCGCCGCGCGGTTCGCTGGGCGAGCAATCTCGGACTCATCGCCCTCGGCAGCATCGCGGTTCCGCTCGCCCTACCCGTAGCGAGCATGGCGATGGCCTACCTCGCGGCCGAGCGGGGGTGGGGGCTGTTCAACAATATCGGCTGGCCCTACGCAATCGCCTTCATTGCCAGCGTGCTTATCCTCGATTTCCTGATCTACCTCCAGCATGTGATGTTTCACGCGGTGCCTATCCTGTGGCGGCTTCACCGGGTCCACCACAGCGACGTCGACCTCGACGCCACCTCCGGCGTGCGCTTCCACGTCATCGAGATTCTACTTTCCATGGTGATCAAGCTTGCCGCCATCGTCACGCTCGGCCCGCCAGTGCTTGCGGTGCTCGCCTTTGAGGTTATTCTCAACGGAACCGCGCTCTTTAACCACGCCAACATCCGGCTTCCCGAACGTGTTGACGCCGTGCTTCGGTGGTTCATCGTTACGCCCGACATGCACAGGGTGCATCATTCCATCATTCGCGAAGAGACCGACAGCAACTACGGCTTCAACCTCTCCATTTGGGACCGGATCTGCGGCACCTACCGCGCGCAGCCGGTAAAGGGCCACGAAGGCATGACCATCGGCATCAACGCCTTTCGCGACGAGCGGGACCAGCGGCTGGACCGCCTCCTACTTCAGCCCTTTCGTTATGCGCCGTCTCAACCGCACACGGGCCTCCCGAAAGACCCGGCGCCAGATCGGTCGGACAGACTGGACTGA
- a CDS encoding type II toxin-antitoxin system PemK/MazF family toxin, with protein MSFEPFQIVRVPFPFTDRASSMRRPALILSDDIEFNAPIGHAVMAMITSQSHAPWPLDCAITDLKSAGLPAPSVVRFKLFTLDHRLVLGVLGALAPEDTAAVRSNLHRLLASALDPPSTT; from the coding sequence GTGAGCTTTGAGCCCTTCCAGATTGTCCGCGTACCCTTTCCCTTTACGGATCGGGCGTCCAGCATGCGCCGACCCGCCTTGATTCTGTCCGATGATATCGAATTCAATGCGCCCATCGGACACGCGGTCATGGCGATGATTACATCTCAAAGTCACGCGCCCTGGCCGCTGGATTGCGCGATTACAGATCTGAAATCGGCGGGGCTGCCCGCGCCTTCCGTTGTTCGCTTCAAACTGTTTACCCTGGACCACCGCCTCGTCCTCGGCGTCCTGGGCGCGCTCGCTCCGGAGGACACCGCAGCCGTGCGAAGTAACTTGCACCGCTTGTTGGCCTCTGCCCTGGATCCGCCCTCCACGACGTAG
- a CDS encoding neutral/alkaline non-lysosomal ceramidase N-terminal domain-containing protein, which produces MNRRIGGLALIALAGALLAPWGTAHAMKIGIGRVVITPESPVWMAGYAARTEPGTGKLHDLWAKALAVEDEAGNRAVIVTADIIGFSLDITDAVSKRIEEAHGIPRGNLLYNASHTHCGPVVRNNGLHVTYGLQGEEQERAIAYTEHLSDLLYQVIDASLKDLAPGSLSWGVGEAGFAKNRRKYTIGGVTNDLNPIGPVDHDVPVLVARGADGAIRGILFGYACHNTTLSVQEFNGDYAGFAQIHIEKAFPGATALFAAGCGGDQNPIPRRTLELCEQYGAELGNAVATVVNGAMTPVTGPLRTRYKVIPLKLTEAPPEAEIDKQLESDNVYVVRRAHKLKQIYREEGKLPESLPYAIQLWQFGDAVQLTALSGEVTVDYSLLIKHHYPREKQFVMAYTNDCPAYIPSLRVLREGGYEGEGAMLYYAVHGPWAPEIEDDIMNTIHELAKAE; this is translated from the coding sequence GTGAATCGACGAATCGGGGGCCTCGCCCTGATTGCACTGGCGGGCGCGCTGCTGGCGCCCTGGGGAACGGCACACGCCATGAAAATTGGTATTGGACGGGTGGTTATTACACCGGAGAGCCCGGTATGGATGGCGGGCTACGCCGCGCGGACGGAGCCCGGAACGGGAAAGCTCCATGATCTGTGGGCGAAGGCGCTGGCGGTGGAGGATGAGGCGGGAAACCGCGCCGTCATCGTCACGGCGGATATCATCGGGTTCTCCCTCGACATCACGGACGCCGTCTCAAAGCGAATTGAGGAGGCGCACGGCATCCCGCGCGGCAACCTGCTCTACAACGCGTCCCACACGCACTGCGGCCCGGTCGTGCGGAACAACGGCCTCCACGTCACCTACGGCCTCCAAGGCGAGGAGCAGGAGCGCGCCATCGCGTATACCGAGCACCTGAGCGACCTGCTCTACCAGGTGATCGACGCATCCCTTAAGGATCTCGCGCCCGGTTCGCTTTCGTGGGGCGTGGGCGAGGCCGGGTTCGCGAAGAACCGCCGGAAGTACACGATCGGCGGCGTCACCAACGACCTGAATCCCATCGGCCCGGTCGACCACGATGTGCCGGTGCTCGTGGCGCGCGGCGCGGACGGCGCCATTCGCGGGATCCTGTTCGGCTACGCCTGCCACAACACGACCCTGAGCGTTCAGGAATTCAACGGGGACTACGCGGGCTTCGCGCAAATCCACATTGAAAAAGCCTTCCCGGGCGCAACGGCCCTCTTCGCGGCGGGTTGCGGCGGAGACCAGAACCCCATCCCGCGCCGTACGCTTGAATTGTGCGAGCAATACGGCGCGGAACTGGGCAATGCCGTCGCCACCGTTGTGAACGGCGCGATGACGCCCGTCACCGGCCCGCTCCGGACGCGGTACAAGGTTATCCCCCTCAAGCTGACCGAAGCGCCGCCGGAAGCGGAAATCGACAAGCAGCTCGAAAGCGATAATGTCTATGTCGTGCGGCGCGCGCACAAGCTCAAACAGATCTATCGGGAAGAGGGCAAGCTCCCGGAGTCGCTGCCGTACGCCATTCAGCTCTGGCAGTTTGGCGACGCCGTGCAGCTCACCGCGCTGAGTGGCGAGGTGACCGTGGACTACAGCCTGCTCATCAAGCACCACTACCCGCGCGAGAAGCAGTTCGTCATGGCCTACACCAACGACTGCCCGGCCTACATCCCGTCGCTCCGCGTGCTGCGCGAGGGCGGCTACGAGGGCGAGGGCGCCATGCTCTACTACGCCGTGCACGGACCCTGGGCGCCGGAAATCGAAGACGACATCATGAACACCATCCACGAACTGGCAAAGGCGGAATAA